In Chryseobacterium turcicum, a single window of DNA contains:
- a CDS encoding helix-turn-helix domain-containing protein, which yields MNNHFFDLIEYTSRSVFLTGKAGTGKTTFLNEFVKKTKKKHIVVAPTGIAAINAGGVTIHSMFGLPLRTFLPTADRIDSSIANNITDLQQHFRYRKDKLKLLREVEVLIIDEVSMLRADVLDMMDFSLRFIRRNNQRFGGVQMLFIGDLYQLPPVVRDEHVLKMFYNSPFFFDSLAIKDIPLLTIELTKVYRQTDEEFLGILNAIRDGDVANIDFNHLNERYDPGFEAGEEPYVYLCSHNKMADDINQEKLKDIKVSPNTYEAKLFGEFKENQYPNEQFLELKIGAQIMFIRNDITGEKKYFNGKLGEISSLDDNEIKVILEGSEREITVKREVWEQKKYSLDTDKNIKEEVLGSFEQFPIKLAWAVTIHKSQGLTFDKVIIDAGKSFTAGQVYVALSRCRTLEGIVLKSKITPEVIFKDNRILKFQGETQANDNVESILNQEKYDYSIRKVLRTVDCQWFLKEVEQWNNISIVNKSIDRKKASQLYLQLKRDVLNLGKIFEKLERIIFQKVNLFIEKKEDWSEIENKSKGAVNFFFTEIRDKVFNPLKDFYAEIKGAKGLKQYNEELKDWLEDIEEYLNSLKEIHLLETKLLDEKNDKEISMKIAKVPSQVLTFQLFEQGKTIAEVALERGLVKETVIGHLAKFAEQGLLDISRVITSDKIKAFQEMFHREPKETLNEWKTALPNNFEFNEIRILINHFTHQKEKNNS from the coding sequence ATGAACAATCATTTTTTTGACTTAATTGAATATACCAGCCGAAGCGTTTTTCTTACAGGAAAAGCAGGGACGGGTAAGACCACATTTCTAAACGAATTTGTAAAGAAAACGAAAAAAAAGCACATTGTTGTAGCACCTACCGGGATTGCTGCCATCAATGCAGGCGGAGTCACCATCCACTCGATGTTTGGGTTGCCTTTGCGTACGTTTTTGCCAACAGCAGACCGCATCGACAGTAGTATTGCCAATAATATTACTGACCTTCAGCAGCATTTCAGATACCGAAAAGATAAGCTTAAACTTTTAAGAGAAGTTGAGGTTTTAATTATTGATGAGGTTTCGATGCTTCGTGCCGATGTTTTAGATATGATGGATTTTTCTTTGAGATTTATCCGTAGAAATAACCAGCGTTTTGGGGGTGTTCAGATGTTGTTTATCGGAGATTTGTATCAGCTTCCGCCGGTGGTGAGAGATGAGCATGTCTTAAAAATGTTTTACAATTCGCCTTTCTTTTTCGATAGTTTGGCGATTAAAGATATCCCTCTTTTAACGATTGAGTTAACAAAAGTTTACCGTCAAACCGATGAAGAATTTTTGGGAATTTTGAATGCTATTCGGGATGGTGATGTTGCCAATATCGATTTTAATCATTTGAATGAAAGATATGACCCTGGTTTTGAAGCCGGAGAAGAACCTTACGTTTATCTCTGTTCGCACAACAAAATGGCAGACGATATCAATCAGGAAAAGCTGAAAGATATAAAAGTAAGTCCTAATACTTACGAAGCTAAACTTTTTGGTGAGTTTAAAGAAAATCAATATCCAAATGAGCAGTTTTTAGAATTGAAAATTGGTGCTCAAATTATGTTTATCAGAAATGATATTACGGGAGAAAAGAAATATTTCAACGGTAAATTGGGTGAAATTTCTTCTCTGGACGATAATGAAATCAAAGTAATTCTTGAAGGAAGTGAGCGTGAAATTACCGTAAAAAGAGAAGTCTGGGAACAGAAAAAATATTCTCTAGACACTGATAAAAATATTAAAGAAGAAGTTTTAGGAAGTTTTGAACAGTTTCCTATAAAATTGGCTTGGGCGGTTACGATTCATAAAAGTCAGGGTTTAACGTTTGATAAAGTGATAATTGATGCCGGAAAAAGTTTTACGGCGGGCCAGGTTTATGTGGCTTTGTCACGTTGTCGAACGTTGGAAGGAATTGTTTTAAAATCAAAAATTACTCCCGAAGTTATTTTTAAAGACAACCGTATTCTGAAATTTCAGGGTGAAACGCAGGCAAATGATAATGTAGAAAGTATTTTAAATCAAGAAAAATACGATTACAGCATCAGAAAAGTACTTCGTACAGTCGATTGTCAATGGTTTTTGAAAGAAGTAGAGCAGTGGAATAATATTTCGATTGTTAATAAAAGTATTGACCGTAAAAAAGCAAGTCAATTGTATCTTCAATTAAAACGCGATGTTTTAAATTTAGGGAAGATTTTCGAAAAGCTGGAGCGTATTATTTTCCAGAAAGTTAATTTATTTATTGAAAAGAAAGAAGATTGGTCAGAAATTGAAAATAAATCAAAAGGTGCTGTCAATTTCTTTTTTACAGAAATCAGAGATAAAGTTTTTAATCCTTTGAAGGATTTTTATGCTGAAATAAAAGGTGCAAAAGGATTAAAACAATACAATGAAGAATTGAAAGATTGGCTGGAAGATATTGAGGAATACTTGAATAGCCTAAAGGAAATTCATTTGTTGGAAACCAAACTTCTGGATGAAAAAAATGACAAAGAAATCAGCATGAAAATTGCAAAAGTTCCGTCTCAGGTTTTAACTTTCCAATTGTTTGAACAAGGGAAAACTATTGCAGAAGTCGCTTTGGAAAGAGGTTTGGTAAAAGAAACGGTCATTGGTCATTTGGCAAAATTTGCCGAACAAGGGTTATTGGATATTTCAAGAGTCATTACTTCAGATAAAATAAAAGCGTTTCAGGAAATGTTTCACAGAGAACCAAAAGAAACATTAAATGAATGGAAAACAGCACTACCAAATAATTTTGAGTTTAATGAAATCAGGATTTTGATTAATCATTTTACGCATCAGAAGGAGAAAAATAATAGTTAA
- a CDS encoding DUF1877 family protein, translated as MGIIVSYSVVSDENIVKEVEENMNTKISIEDIINQYSNKIESFTTYVKTWDPLYFLLYQLSSNKHFLKLREYHRSPETNEYTKVFSKEEVYELFKELQNINLEALIISLDNEGFKKDISTEEGYNMELIFNIEGIFIEFNELKNAVNKAYTLKSKLIQILFP; from the coding sequence ATGGGAATAATTGTAAGTTATAGTGTTGTTTCAGATGAGAATATAGTTAAAGAAGTTGAGGAAAATATGAATACAAAAATTTCAATTGAGGATATTATTAATCAGTATTCAAATAAAATAGAATCTTTTACTACTTATGTAAAAACATGGGATCCGCTTTATTTTCTGCTTTATCAATTATCTTCTAATAAACATTTTTTAAAGCTTAGAGAGTACCATCGAAGTCCTGAAACAAACGAATACACAAAAGTTTTTTCTAAAGAAGAGGTTTATGAATTATTTAAAGAACTGCAAAATATTAATTTAGAGGCTTTGATTATTTCTTTAGACAATGAGGGTTTTAAGAAAGATATTTCAACAGAAGAGGGATATAATATGGAATTAATTTTTAATATTGAAGGTATTTTTATTGAATTTAATGAATTGAAAAATGCTGTAAATAAAGCTTATACTTTAAAATCTAAACTTATTCAGATATTATTTCCCTAA
- a CDS encoding LLM class flavin-dependent oxidoreductase encodes MKHFDISVLDLAPVKQGKTIHDTFQDSLSLANFTENLDYKRFWLAEHHNMENIASSATSVLIGFIANGTKKIRVGSGGIMLPNHSSLVIAEQFGTLESLFPGRIDLGLGRAPGTDGLTAQALGRNPASINEQFPRQILELQKYFSKENSNALVRAIPGEGLDIPMYILGSSTDSAWLAAELGLPYAFAGHFAPEQMDMAFKIYREHFEPSKYLDKPFVLACVNGIAAETSEEAHFLSTTLFQAFINIIRNDRKPFPAPIEDMDTVWSAMEKSMVLQKLKFSFIGNQEEIAEQIKNFQEKYQVDELMINSHIYDHQKRLESYEIIRKATDSLFN; translated from the coding sequence ATGAAACATTTTGATATATCCGTGCTTGATTTGGCTCCTGTAAAACAAGGGAAAACCATTCACGATACTTTTCAGGACAGTTTGTCTTTAGCGAATTTTACTGAAAATTTAGATTATAAAAGATTTTGGCTTGCCGAACATCACAATATGGAAAATATTGCCAGCTCCGCAACTTCAGTTCTGATTGGCTTTATCGCCAACGGAACAAAAAAAATAAGAGTAGGCTCTGGCGGAATTATGCTTCCCAATCACAGTTCGCTCGTTATTGCTGAACAATTTGGTACTTTAGAATCACTTTTTCCCGGAAGAATCGACCTTGGTTTGGGAAGAGCTCCCGGAACAGATGGTTTAACGGCTCAAGCTTTAGGAAGAAATCCTGCGAGTATCAACGAACAATTTCCGAGACAGATTTTAGAATTGCAGAAATATTTTTCTAAGGAAAATTCTAATGCGTTGGTGCGTGCAATTCCCGGCGAAGGATTGGATATTCCGATGTATATTCTCGGTTCGAGTACAGACAGTGCTTGGTTGGCCGCAGAATTGGGATTGCCTTATGCTTTTGCCGGACATTTTGCTCCCGAACAAATGGATATGGCTTTTAAAATTTATAGAGAGCATTTCGAGCCTTCAAAATATTTAGATAAACCTTTTGTTTTGGCTTGCGTGAACGGAATTGCTGCGGAAACTTCCGAAGAAGCACATTTTCTTTCTACAACATTGTTTCAGGCATTTATCAATATTATAAGAAACGACAGAAAACCTTTTCCTGCGCCTATTGAAGATATGGATACAGTTTGGTCAGCCATGGAAAAATCGATGGTTTTACAGAAATTGAAATTTAGTTTTATTGGGAATCAGGAAGAAATTGCTGAACAGATTAAAAACTTTCAGGAAAAATATCAGGTGGATGAGTTGATGATTAACTCTCATATTTATGACCATCAGAAAAGATTAGAGTCTTACGAAATTATCCGAAAGGCTACAGATTCATTGTTTAATTAA
- the ribB gene encoding 3,4-dihydroxy-2-butanone-4-phosphate synthase, which translates to MSDIKLNTIPEAIEDLKNGKIIIVVDDEDRENEGDFLCAAELTTPALINFMAVHGRGLICMPLPEKRCDELGLDVMVSRSSDPKETAFTVSVDLLGDGTSTGISAGDRAKTILALMDEKSKPTDFMRPGHIFPLRARKGGVLKRAGHTEAAIDLTGLAGLKEGGVICEIMNEDGSMSRLPDLHVFAQKHDMKIVSIEDLIHYQLKKGNLIERIEERKVQTAYGEFDFCAFRETSNDQIHFALTKGSWTVDEPVLVRVQSSDSYFDVLTRLNNGEKPLLEKVTSMVNEAGKGAIIFINNVSNSENTLRKLQQFLNYQDGQQKHPTAAFNYRDYGIGTQILKNLGINKFKVITQNPSVKPQVGGYDVEVTEMVQL; encoded by the coding sequence ATGTCAGATATTAAATTAAATACTATTCCAGAGGCGATTGAAGACCTTAAAAATGGTAAAATAATCATAGTAGTAGATGATGAAGACAGAGAAAATGAAGGTGATTTTCTTTGTGCTGCTGAATTAACGACCCCTGCATTAATTAATTTTATGGCAGTCCACGGAAGAGGATTGATTTGTATGCCACTTCCTGAGAAAAGATGTGATGAATTAGGTCTTGATGTGATGGTAAGCCGTAGCAGCGACCCTAAAGAGACTGCTTTTACCGTTTCTGTTGACCTTTTGGGTGACGGAACTTCTACAGGAATTTCTGCAGGAGACAGAGCGAAAACTATTTTAGCTTTGATGGATGAGAAATCTAAACCAACAGATTTTATGCGTCCGGGTCATATTTTCCCGCTTCGTGCAAGAAAAGGAGGCGTGTTGAAAAGAGCAGGTCACACTGAAGCTGCCATTGATTTAACTGGCTTGGCTGGTTTAAAAGAAGGTGGCGTAATCTGTGAGATTATGAACGAAGACGGTTCTATGTCTCGTTTGCCAGACCTACATGTTTTTGCTCAGAAGCATGATATGAAAATTGTATCTATTGAAGATTTGATTCATTATCAGCTTAAAAAAGGAAATCTTATCGAAAGAATTGAGGAAAGAAAAGTGCAAACTGCTTATGGTGAGTTCGATTTCTGTGCTTTCAGAGAGACTTCTAATGACCAGATTCACTTTGCTCTAACAAAAGGGTCTTGGACGGTAGATGAGCCTGTTTTGGTAAGAGTACAGTCTTCTGATTCTTATTTTGATGTTTTAACGAGATTGAATAACGGTGAAAAGCCATTATTAGAAAAAGTAACATCAATGGTGAATGAAGCTGGAAAGGGAGCAATTATTTTCATTAATAATGTTTCTAATTCTGAAAATACCTTGAGAAAACTACAGCAGTTTTTAAATTATCAGGATGGTCAACAAAAGCATCCTACAGCTGCTTTCAACTATAGAGATTACGGAATAGGAACTCAGATTCTGAAGAATTTAGGAATTAATAAGTTTAAAGTAATCACTCAAAACCCTAGCGTAAAACCTCAAGTTGGTGGTTATGATGTTGAGGTGACAGAGATGGTTCAGCTTTAA
- the fmt gene encoding methionyl-tRNA formyltransferase produces MKSLKVVFLGTPEFAKTALEAIHQSHHEIVGVVTVADKASGRGQKINQSPVKVFAVENNLPVFQPEKLRNPEFLEELRKLDADIFVVVAFRMMPKVLFEMPKMGTFNLHASLLPDYRGAAPINYAVINGEEKTGATTFFINEKIDEGNILLQEEIPVLEDENAGHLHDRLMEMGSKLVVKTLDELAENSIIEKPQPEVEHPKNAFKIFKEDTRIDWAKTSKEVHQFILGMSPYPAAFTTIKIGEEEKGLKIFGGKFELSDHEKPVGSLEISKNDFKIYTKDGIYYPLELQLEGKKRMNIKDFLNGFRNFDEIKMA; encoded by the coding sequence ATGAAATCATTGAAAGTCGTTTTTTTAGGCACTCCGGAGTTTGCAAAGACTGCGTTGGAAGCTATTCATCAATCTCATCATGAAATTGTAGGCGTTGTCACCGTTGCCGATAAAGCAAGCGGACGCGGACAGAAAATCAATCAGTCTCCTGTAAAGGTTTTTGCTGTAGAAAATAATCTTCCCGTTTTTCAGCCCGAAAAATTAAGAAATCCAGAATTTTTAGAAGAATTAAGAAAACTTGACGCCGATATTTTTGTGGTCGTAGCTTTCAGAATGATGCCTAAAGTTTTGTTTGAAATGCCTAAAATGGGAACTTTCAACCTTCACGCTTCATTACTTCCAGACTATAGAGGAGCTGCTCCAATCAATTATGCAGTGATTAATGGCGAAGAAAAAACAGGTGCAACTACGTTTTTTATCAACGAAAAAATTGACGAAGGAAATATTTTGTTACAGGAAGAAATTCCGGTTTTGGAAGATGAAAATGCAGGACATCTTCACGATAGGTTAATGGAAATGGGTTCAAAACTAGTAGTGAAAACTTTAGATGAATTAGCCGAAAATTCAATTATAGAAAAACCTCAGCCGGAAGTAGAACATCCAAAAAATGCGTTTAAAATATTTAAAGAAGACACCAGAATCGACTGGGCTAAAACTTCAAAAGAAGTACATCAATTTATTTTAGGAATGTCGCCCTATCCTGCAGCTTTCACCACTATAAAAATTGGAGAAGAAGAAAAAGGTTTAAAAATATTTGGCGGTAAATTTGAACTTTCAGACCATGAAAAACCTGTCGGAAGTTTAGAAATTTCTAAAAATGATTTTAAAATCTATACCAAAGACGGCATTTATTATCCTTTAGAATTACAGCTGGAAGGAAAAAAAAGAATGAATATCAAAGATTTCCTAAACGGATTTAGGAATTTCGACGAAATAAAAATGGCTTGA
- a CDS encoding RecQ family ATP-dependent DNA helicase, with protein MILPQYFNELKKSTLKHFWGYDHFRDAQEQIIDSVINRNDTLVLLPTGAGKSLCYQLPALLQEGTCLVISPLLALMKDQVNQLKFRGIEAEYLSSELDEFDAEVIYNRCKDGLTKLLYVSPERLTNKIFLQQIEEIQLSFIAVDEAHCISEWGQDFRPSYQNIKDFRKNNPEITCLALTATATPKVLEEIKTKLELKNPKIFQKSFSRDNIKIFSEEISDKFQKVFNILKYAKESGIIYVRTRKDAELLTEFLHRHKIQNVDYFHAGLSTKEKNERQNFWNNSNQNVLISTNAFGMGIDKDNVRFVIHFSPSQSIENYYQEIGRAGRDGKKSYAFMLWNKQEISNFDQILKNQIPNKAEFLKIISYLYSKFQVAEFELPEKVFQLNTSGIQSFTKLSNAKIKNVLNFLHTQEIIFHNSNKSLSSIELLIKPDEINQLPQKDAYFIELLLRSISGITTHKVMFSEQNVSNKIGVSIHLIKERLKELQQKNYLEYIDGALASVKFLKPRDERTINGIYWKLFEHIQKNKIQKWEEMKFFIEDNQYCKMKLILSYFGEKNTKTCGQCTVCEKNKQSIFGKNVSLEIIKVLNKKPATIEEISIQLQFHTKENILENLIYLLDSGKVKMLNFRTYALT; from the coding sequence ATGATTCTTCCGCAGTATTTTAATGAACTTAAAAAATCAACTCTTAAGCATTTTTGGGGCTATGACCATTTTAGAGATGCACAAGAACAGATTATTGATTCTGTTATCAACAGAAATGACACGTTAGTTCTACTTCCCACCGGTGCCGGAAAATCATTATGTTACCAACTTCCTGCTTTATTACAGGAAGGAACCTGTCTTGTCATTTCACCATTATTAGCATTGATGAAAGACCAGGTAAATCAATTAAAATTCAGAGGTATTGAAGCAGAGTATCTCAGCTCAGAATTGGATGAGTTTGATGCTGAAGTTATTTACAACAGATGCAAAGATGGTTTAACAAAACTACTCTATGTTTCGCCCGAAAGATTAACCAACAAAATATTTCTTCAACAGATTGAGGAGATTCAGTTATCTTTTATTGCGGTGGATGAAGCACACTGTATTTCAGAATGGGGGCAAGATTTCAGACCAAGCTATCAAAACATTAAAGATTTTAGAAAAAATAATCCTGAAATTACGTGCCTTGCATTGACAGCGACAGCGACACCTAAAGTTTTAGAAGAAATTAAAACTAAGCTAGAGCTCAAAAATCCGAAAATATTTCAGAAAAGTTTCAGCAGAGATAATATTAAAATATTCTCAGAAGAGATTTCAGATAAATTTCAAAAGGTTTTTAATATTCTGAAATATGCTAAAGAATCAGGAATCATCTATGTGAGAACCCGAAAAGACGCAGAATTACTCACCGAATTTCTTCACCGACACAAAATTCAAAATGTAGATTATTTCCATGCTGGATTGTCAACAAAAGAAAAAAATGAAAGACAGAATTTTTGGAACAACAGTAATCAAAATGTATTAATCTCAACCAATGCTTTTGGGATGGGGATTGACAAAGACAATGTGCGTTTCGTCATTCACTTCTCCCCTTCTCAGTCGATTGAAAACTATTATCAGGAAATCGGTCGTGCAGGAAGAGACGGCAAAAAAAGTTATGCCTTTATGCTTTGGAATAAGCAGGAAATTTCAAATTTCGACCAGATTCTAAAAAATCAGATTCCCAATAAAGCTGAGTTTCTAAAAATCATTTCTTATCTGTATTCTAAATTTCAGGTGGCTGAATTTGAACTTCCCGAAAAGGTTTTTCAATTAAATACCTCAGGAATCCAAAGTTTCACGAAACTTTCAAATGCAAAAATCAAAAATGTTTTAAATTTCCTTCATACTCAGGAAATTATTTTTCACAACAGTAATAAAAGTTTATCTTCTATCGAGCTTCTCATTAAACCCGATGAAATAAACCAGCTTCCACAGAAAGATGCTTATTTTATCGAACTTCTTTTGCGCAGCATTTCTGGGATTACTACACACAAAGTGATGTTTAGCGAGCAGAATGTAAGCAATAAAATAGGCGTAAGCATTCATCTGATTAAAGAGCGACTGAAAGAACTGCAGCAAAAAAACTATCTTGAATATATTGACGGAGCTTTAGCCAGTGTGAAATTTTTAAAACCACGCGACGAAAGAACCATCAACGGAATCTACTGGAAACTCTTCGAACATATTCAGAAAAACAAAATCCAGAAGTGGGAAGAAATGAAATTTTTCATCGAGGACAATCAATATTGCAAAATGAAATTGATACTCTCCTATTTCGGCGAAAAAAACACCAAAACCTGCGGACAATGTACGGTTTGCGAAAAAAATAAACAATCGATTTTCGGAAAAAATGTTTCTTTAGAAATCATCAAAGTTTTAAATAAAAAGCCAGCAACCATCGAAGAAATTTCGATACAGCTGCAATTTCATACCAAAGAAAATATTTTAGAAAATTTAATTTACTTACTGGATTCAGGAAAAGTAAAGATGCTGAATTTTAGAACCTACGCATTGACATAA
- a CDS encoding OmpA family protein, whose product MKLSLAIVALALAVPTVSYAQDSIAVVSTDEYPNTFSSGSANISPFTQKSKRFNDWAVSFGAGVPLIQSADLTSIKNGNGKNLFGYSAYVSIDKAITHAFGLKVQYDRGETRQGWFNTKDSAPDANAVGARTQYDAISLLGDINFSNLLRRVDNKSTYRWAIHGYAGVGALAFRAYQKDATGQSLVSEVKPFKLNSLFGQAGAGVKFKVNRRLDIETRLMYVYSGSDEFDGGGAQYSAINQREEQVSDNFFNATVGLSLKLGKHESHLMWHDPLQEIYYKLDVLANKNQDIEVCKKGDADNDGVCDDWDRQLDTPAGARVDGAGVALDADLDGVIDLYDKCVTVPGPVENQGCPLAPTEPSGPVKEITTNMEGIEFDFNSDRILPNNTPILNNAVNYINSSNATYTVIGATDTKGTDEYNQKLSERRANSVKNYLIKNGVGKDKINAVGRGEKDLKYPECDPAEKCPEWKNRANRRVYFEAK is encoded by the coding sequence ATGAAATTAAGTTTAGCAATTGTTGCCTTAGCACTAGCTGTTCCCACAGTAAGCTATGCACAAGATTCAATAGCCGTAGTTTCTACCGACGAATATCCAAATACATTTTCTTCTGGTTCTGCCAATATTTCACCTTTCACTCAAAAATCTAAAAGATTTAATGATTGGGCGGTGTCATTTGGAGCAGGTGTACCTTTGATACAATCAGCAGATTTAACTTCCATTAAAAACGGTAACGGTAAAAATCTTTTCGGTTACTCTGCATATGTAAGTATCGATAAAGCAATTACTCATGCTTTCGGTCTTAAGGTACAATATGACAGAGGAGAAACAAGACAAGGTTGGTTTAATACAAAAGACTCTGCTCCTGACGCAAATGCAGTAGGTGCAAGAACACAATACGACGCAATCTCATTACTAGGAGACATCAATTTCTCAAACCTTTTAAGAAGGGTTGATAACAAGTCTACTTACAGATGGGCAATACACGGATATGCAGGTGTTGGTGCTTTAGCCTTTAGAGCATATCAAAAAGATGCAACCGGACAAAGCTTAGTGTCTGAAGTAAAACCTTTTAAACTTAATTCACTTTTCGGCCAAGCTGGAGCGGGGGTTAAATTTAAAGTAAACAGAAGATTAGACATTGAAACAAGACTAATGTATGTTTACTCAGGTTCTGATGAGTTTGATGGTGGTGGTGCACAATATAGTGCTATTAACCAAAGAGAAGAACAGGTTTCTGACAATTTCTTCAACGCAACCGTTGGTTTATCTTTAAAATTAGGAAAACATGAATCTCACCTAATGTGGCACGATCCATTGCAGGAAATTTATTACAAACTAGATGTTTTGGCAAATAAAAACCAAGATATTGAAGTGTGTAAAAAAGGAGATGCTGATAATGACGGAGTTTGTGACGATTGGGACAGACAGCTTGATACTCCTGCTGGTGCAAGAGTTGATGGTGCTGGTGTAGCTCTTGATGCAGATTTAGATGGAGTAATCGATCTTTACGATAAGTGTGTAACAGTTCCTGGACCAGTAGAAAACCAAGGTTGTCCTTTAGCTCCTACTGAACCAAGTGGACCGGTAAAAGAAATAACTACCAATATGGAAGGAATTGAGTTTGATTTTAATTCAGACAGAATTTTACCTAACAACACTCCTATTCTTAACAACGCCGTTAACTATATCAACTCTTCAAATGCAACATATACTGTAATTGGAGCTACTGATACAAAAGGTACAGATGAGTATAACCAAAAATTATCTGAAAGAAGAGCAAACAGTGTGAAAAATTACCTTATCAAAAATGGTGTGGGTAAAGACAAAATCAATGCTGTAGGTAGAGGTGAAAAAGACCTAAAATACCCAGAATGTGACCCTGCTGAAAAATGCCCTGAATGGAAAAACAGAGCAAACAGAAGAGTATACTTCGAAGCTAAATAA
- a CDS encoding outer membrane beta-barrel protein: protein MKLGLLLLATLPIATYAQDSISINSPNAYPNTFSSGSANVQKFDNKARRFRDWSVSVGGGAAFMATSDLTSFYGKKINLGYNSYVSLDKQISHTFGLSLAYQKGETNQKGVQLGPRGKTAGVGEAKTKYDQIALIGDVNFSNLLRRVDNYSHYRWALHGYGGIGFMSFNTSLHDNDEFRWSNSPKRVPLFIDQKMDLSSFYYQVGAGLKYNVSKLIDIEARAMYIISGDDEFDGGGWAGPADYEITSAVSKYNMINDKRSDNMLTVNLGVSFKLGKQLSHLAWHDPLQEVYYRTNVLDNTANELVVCEKGDNDNDGVCDDWDRELNTPAGARVDGAGVALDMDLDGVIDLYDKCVTVPGSPDNNGCPIN, encoded by the coding sequence ATGAAATTAGGTTTATTATTATTGGCCACTTTGCCTATTGCTACTTATGCTCAAGACAGTATTTCCATAAACTCACCAAACGCATACCCCAATACGTTTTCTTCTGGTTCTGCAAATGTTCAAAAATTTGACAACAAAGCAAGAAGATTCAGAGATTGGTCCGTTTCCGTAGGTGGAGGTGCCGCTTTTATGGCTACCTCAGATCTTACTTCTTTTTATGGTAAAAAGATAAACTTGGGATACAACAGCTATGTAAGCTTAGACAAACAAATCTCGCACACTTTTGGGCTAAGCCTTGCTTACCAAAAAGGAGAAACTAATCAAAAAGGAGTACAGCTAGGCCCTCGTGGAAAAACAGCCGGTGTAGGAGAAGCAAAGACAAAATACGATCAAATTGCTCTAATAGGAGATGTTAATTTCTCTAATCTTTTAAGAAGAGTTGACAATTACTCCCATTACAGATGGGCATTACATGGGTATGGAGGAATTGGTTTCATGAGTTTCAATACTTCTTTACATGATAATGACGAATTTAGATGGAGTAATTCACCTAAAAGAGTACCTTTATTTATAGATCAAAAAATGGATCTTAGTTCATTTTACTATCAAGTGGGTGCAGGTTTAAAATATAATGTTTCAAAATTGATCGATATCGAAGCCAGAGCAATGTACATTATCAGTGGTGATGATGAATTCGATGGCGGTGGATGGGCAGGTCCTGCAGATTATGAAATAACCAGTGCCGTTTCTAAATATAATATGATCAACGACAAAAGATCAGACAATATGCTAACTGTTAATTTAGGGGTATCGTTTAAATTAGGTAAGCAATTGTCTCATTTAGCTTGGCACGATCCTTTACAAGAAGTTTATTATAGAACAAATGTACTAGACAACACGGCAAATGAGCTTGTGGTATGCGAAAAAGGAGACAATGACAACGATGGTGTTTGTGATGACTGGGACAGAGAATTGAATACTCCTGCAGGAGCGAGAGTAGATGGTGCTGGTGTAGCATTGGATATGGATCTTGACGGTGTCATCGATTTATACGACAAATGTGTTACCGTTCCTGGGTCACCAGACAATAATGGTTGCCCTATCAACTAA
- the folK gene encoding 2-amino-4-hydroxy-6-hydroxymethyldihydropteridine diphosphokinase, whose amino-acid sequence MSQHKVVLLLGSNIGNQKNNIDTALLKISEASSILKKSEYLTSEPVEFVSSNIFCNIAIIISTHLSPIQLLDYVKKIEIEMGRLTDSTLSKVYTDRIIDIDIVKYDELKFLSERLEIPHNKHLFKREFSKILLKDFI is encoded by the coding sequence ATGTCGCAACATAAGGTGGTTTTGTTACTAGGAAGTAACATTGGTAATCAAAAAAATAATATCGACACGGCTTTACTCAAAATAAGCGAAGCCAGTTCCATATTAAAAAAAAGTGAATATTTAACATCAGAACCCGTAGAATTTGTCAGTTCTAATATTTTTTGTAATATTGCAATAATAATATCTACTCACCTATCACCTATTCAACTGCTTGATTATGTGAAAAAAATAGAGATTGAGATGGGTCGACTTACTGATTCTACTCTCTCTAAAGTTTATACAGACAGAATTATTGATATTGATATTGTGAAGTATGATGAGTTAAAATTTTTATCAGAAAGATTAGAAATCCCTCATAACAAACATCTTTTTAAAAGAGAATTTTCTAAGATATTATTAAAAGATTTTATTTAA